The stretch of DNA AATACCTTTCAGTAAATACATTACTTTTAATTGATGCGTGCCAAGCTGGTAGCAATATGACGGGGATGCGCGTATTAAGAGACAGCCAATCCAGTTTAATTCTTAGTGATTTAATTCAAAATACCTCAGGGGTCAGTGTTTTATCATCATGTGGTAATAACGAATATTCATATGAGGCTAATAATTGGGAAAATGGCGCATTTACAGCAGCCTTGCTTGAGGCATTAAATAATAAGGCTGTTGAAGTGGAGGGTGGTAAAAATATTCATGCAGATAATTATAAAGCAGTAAATGACGAATGGGTAGAAGGTTCAGATGGTATTATTTCCATTGAGGAGCTGATTGATTTTGTTAAAATGAGGGTACCGCACTTAGTAAAAACCATATATAGTACAGGAGAACAGCACCCTTCGTTTAAACAAAGTGATTCTCTTCCAAGTCATACGGGAATATACCGGTATTGAGGACTGGTTTGGAGGACATTGTAGTCCACTCTATGGCGACTCTTCTAAGGCTGAACGAGGCAGCGTGATGAAATAGGACTACCTCCAGTAGTTTAAAAGGCGGAAAGGGGAATGTTTCTAAGCATTCCCAGGTGTAGCGTTTCCGACTTCCCATTTCCGACTTCCTATTTTGTCCAAGCTTAGACGAGTGTCCCACCCTATCAAAAAAATATTTTTTTAGGCTTTTGTAACGAAAACAATTATGGCTTCCATTAATAGGCAAAATCATCCAATTAAAAGTAAATGTCCTAAATCATAAGGCATTTAGTAATGGTAAAACAATAACTTATTAATTTGATGGGGCCCTTTTACCACCATACTGCGTTACTCGATCGGTCGCTTAGATAGGCTAGGCTTCCTCCTCGTGCCTTGTCTGGTGAAAAAATGACTCCCCTGAAATTAACAACTTATTATTTCACCATTACTTAAGTTGTTTTTTTCTATAAAATAAGGCCAAGAATCAATGTTTAAAAGGGTCCAATTTTTTTTAAAAAAAAATACAACGTTTGAGCGGACATTTTTCTAACACCGATTTACAGTAAGATGTAAGCCATTAATTAATTCTTAACTATACTTTTTAGTACAACATTTTCAACCTTAAAAAATCACTTTATCATGAGAAATTTGTTTCTAACCTTCTTATGTTTCATTGCCCTCGCTTCTGTCGCAAAAGCACAGGACCCAGGTAACCCCGGAAGAGGTGATATCCTTACTGAAAAAAGTCAAATCGTAGAAGACCTCAAAAAAGAAAATGCTGAGGTAAAAGAGCTGACTGGTGTTCAATCCATTCCCGTCAAAAAAGTAAAACTACTGCTGGTAAAAAAATAGCTAACAGTTACATTGTATTACTTAAAGATGAATTTGTTCCTCCTTTTATCAAACAAAAATCAGCCAATTCAGGTAGCCGCGAAAGCCAAATCGCCGCTGCTAAATCTCACCAAGCTGCATCCGAAAAAGCCATCCGCAAATATGCTACCGAAGCCCTCGGTTTGAGCAATGATGAAATCGGTGAAATTTTCACTGGTGTTCAAAGTGGTTTTACCGTCAACCTAAAACCTAAAAAATCAGGTACTGCTGCCTGGTTGTCACAAACCAAAAGTGCAGCCAATACAGCTGATGTATTCCAGGATGAGGAAGTCGAAGCCACTTTCAATTCTGTAGACGCGACTACCAATGCTTACAGTCCTGCTGCCTGGGCGCCTCAATATGCCGACTATGGCAACTGGGTTGCTGGTGGATGCAACTGCCAAGGACACTACAAATGGTTCTGGATTGTGGACACAGGGATCGACCTCAACCACCCTGACCTTAATGTAAACACAACCTATGGCCGCTCTTTCGTTCCTGGTGAGCCTTCTGCTGAAGATTACAATGGTCACGGAACACACGTGGCAGGTATTGCTGCCGCTAAAGACAACAGTTTTGGTGCCCTGGGTATTGCTTACAATGCAACAGTTGTACCTGTAAAAGTCTTGGGTGCAAGCGGTAGCGGATCCTGGTCTTCTGTGATATCTGGCTTGAACTGGATATACAGTTATGGTATCGCTGGTGATGTAGTGAACATGAGCTTGTCTGGTGGTGGCAACACTTCTGTAGACAACTGTGTTAAAGCACTCGCAGCAAAAGGTATCTATGTGGTCATGGCTGCTGGTAATTCTTCTTCCAATGCCGGCAACTATACCCCTGGCAGAACCAACGGTTCCAAAATTTACACCATTGCTGCTACCCAATATCAACCTTACTGGTGGGCACACACTTTTGCCAGCAATTACTCCAACTATGGCAAACCTCCAGTCGATTTCGCAGCACCTGGTACCAGCATCTACTCTACTTACAAAAACGGTGGATATGCTTACCTCACAGGTACTTCAATGGCTTCGCCTAACTTTGCCGGCGCATTGATGTGCGGAACCAAATTGCTCAAGGGTTATTACTACTACCAAGTCAACCCGACCAGCCACAACTTATATGTCATCAGGGCTAAAAACTAAAAATGCCTAAACCGATTTATAGCTTTCAAAACCTCCGAGTCTTTTGATTCGGGGGTTTTGATGTATTAGAGCAAACGATGTTTTTTGTTTTAGAAATAAAAGATTTTGCAGTTGACCCGATCTATCTTGTTAAGTAGATGCGGGCCGGCTAATTCCTGGCGGAATCCGCAGTATAAAGGCTTTGAGGCCATTGAAGTCTACCCAAACCTGCTTTAAACATCTCCGAACAATTTATCAAGTATTAACCCAATTGTTACAAATAAAATTTGGCGTTAAAAATTTAGCACAGGAATAACTTTTTTGAAATAAATGCGCTATATTTGACTTAGCATTTTTAACACATTATTTTAGAAATGTCTCATGCAAAATTGCACTCGTGTTTTGTTTTAAATATTCATCGCAGTTTTCAACTACACCCTGATTGTTCTTTTTATTTTGCAATTCTCAAACATCTCCTTCACTATAAGCATCAGTTTAATATTTGAAATTAATTGTATATTTTTTTCATGTGCTGTCTTGTTCTTGTGTGTTCAAACTAAGCAAAAAGTACTCCCCTTTTCGATTTAGACGACTTCGTATTGACGATTACTTAATTTTCTTTTGACAACCACAACGGAAGGCAAGTCATTTTGTCCTCAGGGCTGCTACCTAATGAATTAGTAAGGTATTGCCTACTCTACCCTACTAAAAAGTTAGTGGGGGTGAAAAAATCATAAGGAAGCGTCATATTTGGGTTACCACACTCAAAAACGACTAACTTCCTTATGAAGCAATATTGCTGCGCCGAAGTTACGGCGATTCTGGACAAAGTGCCAATGGTAAAGAATCTGGCTCGCAAAAAATTCATCGTACTTTTTGTTTTGGCGATGATCAAAACCCGATCGGTACAGTTTTGTGAGGTAGCCCAAGCCCTTAATGACGAGGTCAAAGCCTCTTCTAATGAAGTCAGGATACAAGATTTCTTCCGAGAGGTGTCCCTAGACTACGAACAGGTAGCCCTATTGTTAGCGATGTTCTTACCCAAAAGAGGGAAAGTAACCTTATGTATTGATCGAACAGAATGGGACTTTGGCAAATGCCAGGTCAATATCCTGATGATTGTGGTGCGTTGCCGGCATATTAGTATTCCCTTGTATTGGGAGATGCTGGACAATAATAGCGGCAACTCCAATACGAGTGATCGAATCGATCTGCTCAAAAATGTATCCGGCTATTAGGTAAACGCATTGGCTTATTCCTTGGCGACCGGGAGTTTATCGGACATCGTTGGCTGAAATTCCTGAAAGATCAAGGTATTCGGTTTTGCGTTAGGGTACCGAGGCATCATAAAATCACTCGTCAGCTAGGGCTCAATGAACATGTTTATACGATTGAGCAACTACTCCAAGACCGCAAAACAGTACGGCTGAGTGGTTGTAGGGTAGATGGCATCTGGGGCAATGTGTATGGCAAAGTCCTTAAAGACGGTGATTTGCTGTTTCTATTTGGCACGGCCAAAGTAGATTACCTGGCCCAACTATACAAGAAACGATGGCGAATCGAATGCTTCTTCCAAAATGTGAAGAAGCGAGGCTTTGATTTGGAGTCTACACATCTCAGAGACCTGGAGAAACTTAAAAAACTGGTAGCCTTGGTCTGCATCGCTTATGCAGTGGTAGCTAATGTCGGACTTCATCAACATCTGCGCCGGAAAGCTATTGCGATAAAAAATCACGGCTACAAGGAAAACAGCTTCTCGCGCCGGGGAATCGACATTGTTCGCGAGGGGCTACGGAGAGTTTGGAAACGAAATTTTCAATTGTTCCTTGATCTGGTCATCCGATTTTTGCGTTGGATGCAGATCAATCCTAATAATTTACCTCTACCTGATTTTTAGTAGGGTAGAGTAGGTATTGCCTTAGGTTAATTAGTAAAAAAAAATGACTTTTTATGTCAAAAAAAAAACGACTTTTTCAAGGACATTTTCATTTTCTGATTTACTATTATTTGTAAGCATTCGATTTTCATTCATCAATAATTATTCTTACCCATTTTAGCAAATGGACATTTTTTTTCAAAAATCACTTTATCATGAGAAATTTGTTTCTAACCTTCTTATGTTTCATTGCCCTCGCTTCTGTCGCAAAAGCACAGGACCCAGGTAACCCCGGAAGAGGTGATATCCTTACTGAAAAAAGTCAAATCGTTGAAGACCTCAAAAAAGAAAATGCTGAGGTAAAAGAGCTGACTGGTGTTCAATCCATTCCTGTAAAGAAGAGTAGTTCTTCTGCCGGCAAAAAAATAGCCAACAGTTACATTGTATTACTTAAAGATGAATTTGTTCCTCCTTTTATCAAACAAAAATCAGCCAATTCAGGTAGCCGCGAAAGCCAAATCGCCGCTGCTAAAAAACACGAAGCTGCATCCGAAAAAGCCATCCGCAAATATGCTACCGAAGCCCTCGGTTTGAGCAATGATGAAATCGGTGAAACTTTCTCTGGTGTTCAAAGTGGTTTTACCGTCAACCTAAAACCTAAAAAATCAGGTACTGCTGCCTGGTTGTCACAAACCAAAAGTGCAGCCAATACAGCTGATGTATTCCAGGATGAGGAAGTCGAAGCCACTTTCAATTCTGTAGACGCGACTACCAATGCTTACAGTCCTGCTGCCTGGGCTCCTCAATATGCCGACTATGGCAACTGGGTTGCTGGTGGATGCAACTGCCAAGGACACTACAAATGGTTCTGGATTGTGGACACAGGGATCGACCTCAACCACCCTGACCTTAATGTAAACACAACCTATGGCCGCTCTTTCGTTCCTGGTGAGCCTTCTCCTGAAGATTACAATGGTCACGGAACACACGTGGCAGGTATTGCTGCCGCTAAAGACAACAGTTTTGGTGCCCTAGGTATTGCTTACAATGCAACAGTTGTACCTGTAAAAGTCTTGGGTGCAAGCGGTAGCGGATCCTGGTCTTCTGTGATATCTGGCTTGAACTGGATATACAGTTATGGTATCGCTGGTGATGTAGTGAACATGAGCTTGTCTGGCGGTGGCAACACTTCTGTAGACAACTGTGTTAAAGCACTCGCAGCAAAAGGTATCTATGTGGTCATGGCTGCTGGTAATTCTTCTTCCAATGCCGGCAACTACACTCCTGCCAGAACCAACGGTTCCAAAATTTACACCATTGCTGCTACCCAATATCAACCTTACTGGTGGGCACACACTTTTGCCAGCAATTACTCCAACTATGGCAAACCTCCAGTCGATTTCGCAGCACCTGGTACCAGCATCTACTCCACTTACAAAAACGGTGGATATGCTTACCTCACAGGTACTTCTATGGCTTCGCCTAACTTTGCAGGAGCGCTAATGTGCGGAACCAAATTGCTCAAGGGTTATTACTACTACCAAGTCAACCCGACCAGCCACAACTTATATGTCATCAGGGCTAAAAACTAAAAATGCCTAAACCGATTTATAGCTTTCAAAACCTCCGAGTCTTTTGATTCGGGGGTTTTGATGTATTAGAGCAAACGATGTTTTTTGTTTTAGAAATAAAAGGTTTTGCAGTTGACCCGATCTATCTTGTTAAGTAGATGCGGGCCGGCTAATTCCTGGCGGAATCCGCAGTATAAAGGCTTTGAGGCCATTGAAGTCTACCCAAACCTGCTTTAAAACACCTCCGAACAATTTATTAAGCATTAACCCAATTGTTACAAATAAAATTTGGCGTTAAAAAAATAGCACAAGAATTATTTTTTTGAAATAAATTCCCTATGTTTGTTTTAATGTTTTTAACAAGCAAATTAAGAAGTGTCTCATTCCGAATTGCGCTTGTAGTTTTGTTCTAACTATTCATCGCAGTTTTTATCTTGTACCCAGATTGTTTTTATTTTGCAATTCTCAAACATCTCCTTCACTATAAGCATCAGTCTAATATTTAAAATCAAGCATATGTTTTTATACTTGCATCTTTTTTAAGCTGTCTTGTGTGTTCAAACTAAGCAAAAAGGACTCCCCTCATCGATTTAGACGACTTCGTATTGACGGTTATTTTTTTTCTCCTGACAAGTTACGTTTTTCTGGTTTCAGGCCTAGTGCTTGATTATTAGCATATTACCCTAGGCTAATAAACCTAACATTTAAAATATCAAATAAAGTTTACTTTTTCGAGGACATTTTTATTTTTTGATTTACTAATACGAGTATGCAATTAACTTTCATTCATCAATAATTATGCTTACCCATTTTAGCAAATGGACATTTTTTTTTCAAAAACTTTTATTTAAAAAATCACTATTATCATGAGGAATTTGTTTCTAACCTTCTTATGTTTTGCAATTTTCACCACAGTGGCTATGGCCCAGGATCCCGGCAACCCCGGCAGAGGTGACATCCTTACCGAAAAAAGCCAAATTGTACAAGAACAAAAAGCAGAAAGTGAAAAAGCCGTAGAAGCTAAGGCTGAGTCTGTCGCTGTTAAAAAAAGTAGTTCCAGTGCCAGCAAAAAAATCCCTAATAGCTATATTGTATTGCTCAAGGATGAATTTGTACCTCCTTTCATCAAACAAAAATCTTCCAATGGTGGTAGCCGTGAAAGCCAAATCGCAGCTGCTAAATCTCACCAGGCATCTTCCGAAAAAGCAATCCGTAAATATGCTACCGAAGCCCTTGGCTTGAGCAATGATGAGATCGGAGAAATCTTCACTGGCATCCAAAGTGGATTTACGGTAAATCTAAAGCCTAAAAAAGCAGGCGCTGCTGCCTGGTTGTCGCAAACCAAAAGTGCAGCCAACACAGCTGATGCCTTCCAGGACGAAGAAGTGTCAATTATGGCCGGTCCTGTTGAATCTTCCATTGATGCATACAGTCCTGCTGCATGGGCACCTCAATATGCCGACTATGGCAACTGGGTTGCTGGTGGATGTGATTGTACAAATTACAGCAAATGGATCTGGATTGTGGATACGGGTATTGACCTTAACCACCCTGATTTGAATGTAAAAACGAGCTATGGCAAATCTTTCGTTCCTGGTGAAGCAACAGCAGAAGACTTGCATGGTCATGGTACCCACGTTGCGGGCATTGCTGCTGCAAAAAACAATAGTTATGGCGCATTAGGTATTGCTTATGGTGCATCTGTTGTTCCTGTAAAAGTGTTAGGTGCCAATGGTAGCGGATCTTGGTCTGGTATTATTTCTGGTTTGAACTGGGTTTACAGTTATGGTATCGCCGGTGATGTTGTCAATATGAGTTTGGGAGGTTCCATTAGCCCAAGTGCACCACAAACTGCTTTGGAAAGTGCAGTTAAAGCTTTAGCAGCTAAAGGTATCTATGTGGTTATTGCAGCTGGTAACAGCAGCACAAATGCCAATAGCTTCACTCCTGCCAGGGTAAATGCGTCTAAAGTATATACCATTGCCGCTACCCAAAAAGATCCAGCTTGGTGGACACACAATTTTGCCAGCAACTACTCAAACTATGGCAAACCTCCGGTCGATTTCGCAGCACCTGGCTCTAGCATCTACTCTACCTACAAAAATGGTGGATATGCTTACCTTTCAGGTACATCAATGGCAGCACCTAACTTTTCTGGTGCCTTGCTTTGCGGAACTAAAAACCTAAAAGGTTATTACTACTACCAGGTCAATCCTACAAGTCATAACTTGTATGTGATCAGGGCTAAAAACTAAGCATTAGTAGTTTGACGGAAATAAAAGCTACCACTTTTTTCAAAGATTCGCGAATATTTTCACACAACTTCCTTTCTGTCAGTTGCTTTGAAAATTTTAGCGAATCAAAAGTTGTATCATTTATTTTTTCCCCGTCTCTTAGTTAACTAATGGTCTTTTTGTATTACCTCCGGATCATTGGTCCGGAGGTAATACCGTTTTAGGAACCTCCTTTAAAAAGCTGGATGAAAGCGGTAAAAGGAAAAATAACTATCCTTTCCTTTATTTCGAACACCGAAGGCTGTTACATCGTTGGGTATATAGAAAAGACTTCTTTTTTTTTCTTAATTTTAGTAACGTATTCTGGTTTCACATGATTAATTTACGGAATAACCGCATAAATCTTAAAATAATGAAAATGAAAACCACCCACTTCATCGCCACTTTGTTGCTATTTTTTGCCCTGGCATGTAATACATCCTCTGTACCCAAAAGTGGCCCTAGTGCTTCAGTAGAAAAAAACAATAGCGTTGTTTCAACGGATTGCATCGATGAATCACTGAAAGGAGATTATCCTTGTACCAAAGAAAACAATCCCGTCTGTGGTTGTGATGGTATTACTTATGGCAACCCTTGCCTAGCTAAAAAAGCAGGTGTATCAAAAACAACTCCAGGCCCTTGTGGTTCTTCCTCAAATAAAAAAGACATGGGATATATCATCCAACTTGATCCAACAGCCTTTCCTGAAATTGAAAGTTTCAAAAAAGCTAACCCCGGAAGCGATCGCCCTGATCCTTCAGGGAATAGTGAATTTGACAAATTCGTGAGAAAACAACTCATGAAATTTGCCAATGAAAAACTAGACATTAAACCCGAACAGGTCACACAAGTCTACAGTGGAATAATGCTAGGATTTGCCGCTACTATTCCTGCAAATCAATTGGAAAATTTCTTAACAAAGGTCAAAACGGCTAAAGAAATCACGAGCTATGAAGAAGATGGGACGGTAGAAATTCGCTAGTATTTTATTACCTGTATTGACGACTGTAACATCGACATTTATCATTACCTACGATAAGGTAATTATTATCTTATCGTGGGTTCTAACCTATTTCCCTACACAATAGAAAACAAAATAATGATGAAATTTTTTACGACCACCTTGTGCCTTTTTCTTTTCATCTGTCCTATGCTACATGCACAGCAACTATCACCCCAACCTATTGCAACAGATTTAACAGTTGTAGAGCGCCTCGTTTTACCCCAAATTGACAACACACAATTATATGACCAGGAAATGAAAAACCGAAAAGCTGGTCAACTCCCCCATTTTGCCCATAAGTTTAAGGTAGAATACAATGCGGAATCTTCAGGAACCTGGGAATACCTGCAAAACGGCACGGCCGTTTGGCGACTCCGCATCATCTCCAAAGATGCTAAATCGCTCAATTTCGGTTTTGGTCAATACAAATTGTCACAACATGCCAAATTAATCCTCTATACAGCAGATTACAAAGACCTCGTTGGGCCGCTCACCGTTGCGGACAATAAGGAGCACGAAAGATTGTGGACACCTGTTGTCCTTGGTGATGACGTCATCATCGAAGTCCAGCTTCCTCAAGAAGAGGTCGCCGATTTCTTCTTAGAATTGACAGAAGTCAACCACGATTTTATGGGTATCAATAGCATGATGACTACCTCGGCTTGTCATATCGATGTAGCCTGTGGAATGGCGAATGGCTTTCCCGAAATTGAGGCTTATAGAGATATGATCCAGGGCGTCGCCATGTATACCCTAAATGGCGAGCGAACCTGTAGTGGTGTCCTTATCAGCAATACCAATCAGGATTGTCGCCCCTTTTTCCTTACCGCTAATCACTGCTCGATCAATGAAGACAATGCCGCCAGTATTGTGGCCTACTGGAACTACGAAAACACTACTTGCCGTGAATTGGGTAGCGCAGCGAGTGGCGGCGAAGGAGATGGCGGCCTGTCAACCTTTAATACGGGGGCACAACTCCGCGCAAACACTGCTAAAACAGATATGGCGCTGATCGAATTTGACAATCCAGTACCTGCCGCCGCCAATGCTTTTTTTGCTGGATGGAACCTACAAACTAACATGCCGACAAAAGTGGTGGGCATTCACCACCCGCAAAGCATGGAAAAAAGGATTTCTTTTGAAAATGATCCGTCGGTTTTCCAAGGAACAAATGGTGGCACAGCCGATGCAGCTGGCAATTTCCTTATCATTCCCGACTGGGATTTTGGAATTACTGAAGTAGGCTCCTCGGGTTCGCCCCTGTTTGACCAAGATGGTTTTGTCATTGGGCAATTATTTGGTGGACCCGTGTATGAAGATGTCGATTGTGCGGCAGGTGGTCAGGAGGACTATTATGGATGGATCAATAAATCATGGGAAGGTGCGGGCACCCCTGATTCACGGTTAAAAGACTGGCTAGATCCTCAAGGTACAGGTGAGACTAAGCTCCCTGGTAAATACCAAACCGCTTGTCAAAGCTTAGCTGTCACAGATACCTATAAATCTGCTTGCGCCCTTGATGTTAATCAAATTAGTTATGATCTGACAGCTGGCTCAGGAGCGAACAATGTCATGCTCAGCGTCTTTGATGTACCTGGTGCGGCGGTAGCATCCCTTGGGGTTAGCACCTTACAATCGAATCAAAGTACCACCGTAACCTTGTCTAATATAGGAGCCCTTTCAACCGGTATTTACAAATTTGGCGTAGAAGCCAATGTGGGAGGAGAAATAGCACAATATTTCCTATATCTCGAATTATTGCAGGATGTTCCGGCAGTAGTTAGCTTGTCCCAACCCGCCAATGGCGCGGTTGATGCGCAACTTACCCAATCCTTGAGTTGGAATGCCATTAGTAATATCAATGGATATGACGTTCAAATTGCCAAAGAAGAGGGTTTTCAAAACATTGTTTCGCAAGCCACCGGCCTGACAGCAACCAATTTCCTCCCTGGCATCATCTTAGACCAAGCGACTACCTATTACTGGAGGGTCCGCGGGGCCAATGCTTGCGGAACCGGAGAATGGTCGAATACTTTCTCTTTTACGACATTTGACAATGATTTCCAAGGTTGTATTACCCTGAATGCGATTGATTTACCCCTTACCATTGATGTTGCTGATTCGGGAAGCTATCCTTCCAAGATTAATTTTCCTTTCGGTAGTGACGATGATGTGGTAGACAAAATAAGGATTACAGAAATCAAAGGCACGCATACCTGGGTCGGGGACCTTACCTTCACCTTAACCAGCCCTAAAGGAACAGTTGTCACCCTTATTGATGAAGAATGCTTTAACTCACAAAGCTTCAATATCAGCTTCGATGATTTAGCGGTGTTATCGCTAG from Saprospiraceae bacterium encodes:
- a CDS encoding S8 family serine peptidase is translated as MSNDEIGEIFTGVQSGFTVNLKPKKSGTAAWLSQTKSAANTADVFQDEEVEATFNSVDATTNAYSPAAWAPQYADYGNWVAGGCNCQGHYKWFWIVDTGIDLNHPDLNVNTTYGRSFVPGEPSAEDYNGHGTHVAGIAAAKDNSFGALGIAYNATVVPVKVLGASGSGSWSSVISGLNWIYSYGIAGDVVNMSLSGGGNTSVDNCVKALAAKGIYVVMAAGNSSSNAGNYTPGRTNGSKIYTIAATQYQPYWWAHTFASNYSNYGKPPVDFAAPGTSIYSTYKNGGYAYLTGTSMASPNFAGALMCGTKLLKGYYYYQVNPTSHNLYVIRAKN
- a CDS encoding S8 family serine peptidase produces the protein MRNLFLTFLCFIALASVAKAQDPGNPGRGDILTEKSQIVEDLKKENAEVKELTGVQSIPVKKSSSSAGKKIANSYIVLLKDEFVPPFIKQKSANSGSRESQIAAAKKHEAASEKAIRKYATEALGLSNDEIGETFSGVQSGFTVNLKPKKSGTAAWLSQTKSAANTADVFQDEEVEATFNSVDATTNAYSPAAWAPQYADYGNWVAGGCNCQGHYKWFWIVDTGIDLNHPDLNVNTTYGRSFVPGEPSPEDYNGHGTHVAGIAAAKDNSFGALGIAYNATVVPVKVLGASGSGSWSSVISGLNWIYSYGIAGDVVNMSLSGGGNTSVDNCVKALAAKGIYVVMAAGNSSSNAGNYTPARTNGSKIYTIAATQYQPYWWAHTFASNYSNYGKPPVDFAAPGTSIYSTYKNGGYAYLTGTSMASPNFAGALMCGTKLLKGYYYYQVNPTSHNLYVIRAKN
- a CDS encoding T9SS type A sorting domain-containing protein, which gives rise to MMKFFTTTLCLFLFICPMLHAQQLSPQPIATDLTVVERLVLPQIDNTQLYDQEMKNRKAGQLPHFAHKFKVEYNAESSGTWEYLQNGTAVWRLRIISKDAKSLNFGFGQYKLSQHAKLILYTADYKDLVGPLTVADNKEHERLWTPVVLGDDVIIEVQLPQEEVADFFLELTEVNHDFMGINSMMTTSACHIDVACGMANGFPEIEAYRDMIQGVAMYTLNGERTCSGVLISNTNQDCRPFFLTANHCSINEDNAASIVAYWNYENTTCRELGSAASGGEGDGGLSTFNTGAQLRANTAKTDMALIEFDNPVPAAANAFFAGWNLQTNMPTKVVGIHHPQSMEKRISFENDPSVFQGTNGGTADAAGNFLIIPDWDFGITEVGSSGSPLFDQDGFVIGQLFGGPVYEDVDCAAGGQEDYYGWINKSWEGAGTPDSRLKDWLDPQGTGETKLPGKYQTACQSLAVTDTYKSACALDVNQISYDLTAGSGANNVMLSVFDVPGAAVASLGVSTLQSNQSTTVTLSNIGALSTGIYKFGVEANVGGEIAQYFLYLELLQDVPAVVSLSQPANGAVDAQLTQSLSWNAISNINGYDVQIAKEEGFQNIVSQATGLTATNFLPGIILDQATTYYWRVRGANACGTGEWSNTFSFTTFDNDFQGCITLNAIDLPLTIDVADSGSYPSKINFPFGSDDDVVDKIRITEIKGTHTWVGDLTFTLTSPKGTVVTLIDEECFNSQSFNISFDDLAVLSLDDLTCPYENGDTYAPQDSLANFKEENPNGDWILTVTDGVPDDGGTFDSWTIEICLKSLNANSDLIPASSINLFPNPTRNSVFLNVDHQINAAKIGVTIFNLQGSQVMATQLAPSNRTELDVSNLAKGMYIVQLRFEDQMINKKLIIN
- a CDS encoding S8 family serine peptidase — encoded protein: MRNLFLTFLCFAIFTTVAMAQDPGNPGRGDILTEKSQIVQEQKAESEKAVEAKAESVAVKKSSSSASKKIPNSYIVLLKDEFVPPFIKQKSSNGGSRESQIAAAKSHQASSEKAIRKYATEALGLSNDEIGEIFTGIQSGFTVNLKPKKAGAAAWLSQTKSAANTADAFQDEEVSIMAGPVESSIDAYSPAAWAPQYADYGNWVAGGCDCTNYSKWIWIVDTGIDLNHPDLNVKTSYGKSFVPGEATAEDLHGHGTHVAGIAAAKNNSYGALGIAYGASVVPVKVLGANGSGSWSGIISGLNWVYSYGIAGDVVNMSLGGSISPSAPQTALESAVKALAAKGIYVVIAAGNSSTNANSFTPARVNASKVYTIAATQKDPAWWTHNFASNYSNYGKPPVDFAAPGSSIYSTYKNGGYAYLSGTSMAAPNFSGALLCGTKNLKGYYYYQVNPTSHNLYVIRAKN
- a CDS encoding Kazal-type serine protease inhibitor family protein, which codes for MKMKTTHFIATLLLFFALACNTSSVPKSGPSASVEKNNSVVSTDCIDESLKGDYPCTKENNPVCGCDGITYGNPCLAKKAGVSKTTPGPCGSSSNKKDMGYIIQLDPTAFPEIESFKKANPGSDRPDPSGNSEFDKFVRKQLMKFANEKLDIKPEQVTQVYSGIMLGFAATIPANQLENFLTKVKTAKEITSYEEDGTVEIR
- a CDS encoding transposase; this encodes MGHRWLKFLKDQGIRFCVRVPRHHKITRQLGLNEHVYTIEQLLQDRKTVRLSGCRVDGIWGNVYGKVLKDGDLLFLFGTAKVDYLAQLYKKRWRIECFFQNVKKRGFDLESTHLRDLEKLKKLVALVCIAYAVVANVGLHQHLRRKAIAIKNHGYKENSFSRRGIDIVREGLRRVWKRNFQLFLDLVIRFLRWMQINPNNLPLPDF
- a CDS encoding caspase family protein; this translates as MKTLLTKVSFSILLLFCLSAGSLRASSNDPNPKIYVLSIGIGNEHVQYTIKDAKDIASAFFKMTKNENPLNIDVRLLSRREETTKLNIQRAMQDLSERDYKNEDLLVVFISALGKVANDGRYRLISSDYDPMYEEITTIDFKKDILAKLQYLSVNTLLLIDACQAGSNMTGMRVLRDSQSSLILSDLIQNTSGVSVLSSCGNNEYSYEANNWENGAFTAALLEALNNKAVEVEGGKNIHADNYKAVNDEWVEGSDGIISIEELIDFVKMRVPHLVKTIYSTGEQHPSFKQSDSLPSHTGIYRY